A single Aggregatilinea lenta DNA region contains:
- a CDS encoding STAS domain-containing protein — protein sequence MNITERDQNGVTVFVLDGRVDSEGAVDLDMALRSAMDEGKHKMILDMAQVRYINSAGLRTLADILTENRAAGGDLRLVDLNPKVRRIFQIIGFDRFFDIDSTVEEALAAF from the coding sequence ATGAATATCACGGAGCGTGATCAGAACGGAGTGACTGTCTTTGTGCTCGACGGTCGCGTCGACAGCGAAGGCGCAGTCGATCTTGACATGGCCCTGCGCAGCGCGATGGACGAAGGCAAGCACAAAATGATCCTGGATATGGCCCAGGTGCGCTACATCAACAGCGCCGGGCTTCGCACTCTGGCCGATATCCTCACCGAAAACCGCGCCGCAGGCGGCGACCTGCGCCTGGTCGATCTGAATCCGAAGGTGCGCCGCATCTTCCAGATCATCGGGTTCGACCGCTTCTTCGACATCGACAGCACGGTCGAGGAAGCGCTCGCCGCGTTCTAG
- a CDS encoding GAF domain-containing protein, whose product MATSLPPGLEPLLSSIVSMIQTLGWHDAAIVLRDDPGGPLRSVAAAGDPPPFDPDFDSKSHSQLSRSVLIVPDVSAADPRWQVAIPLAAEGITLGWLIVGGSEPDEARVTALETHADLIAAALFQTRQAAAMHDEAARQKLLNRIARIVSQHLTVQDLCRAITHELRATIPFQRATLMFHGQSGAQESAVLDADGTPLPERDPLAAIAQAWLAAPGDKILTTSLDEAAASPETRRALSDAGLHSVAVVALQAHGQRIGAFSLAAEAPDAFRPADLDLLRALADHLAGAVWKAWLYHKEQRQRHVNEALANLSQSVNSTLALDEVLALALEQLSQVLTFDTASIILAEGGELCIMACHGFDQPEDLIGTVFHFEENNIAYETMLARQARVVGDVQEISNWGHSRHEVEGAHTIRSWIGAPLVVREHSIGMLTIDKHEPDFYTGDDGDTAAAFAVQIATAIHNARLYESEQLRRQTALALAQIAQTINATLEPSEVLDLALDQLRTVMDYDTASILLLQGSNLRIAACRGFHSPEHVTGTMITPDRANYAQRTLVDQRVRYVEDVQQTGDWSHSRDEIPEIAAIRAWIGVPLIVQDQSIGVLTIDKQQPNFYTQDDADTATVFATQIATAIHNASLHQTVARQRDRLAAILTDASDAVIVVDTSNLIWLVNPAAEHDLQIERATVAGEPLSCLGLPELDEAFATAQAQQTAVMCEIVTPGGTAFHASLAPVRDVGWVIVMQDITPLKELDRLRTDWVAAVSHDLKNPIQVIQMGAAMLELDAPLSALQIEHVQMIERSAAQLSDLVTNVLDLARLEAGPPLRVVSVSPPDVIDAAMSEIEHLATEKGQDLTVELGPSLPPLMGDESLLRRVLTNLLSNAIKYTPEGGSITVRAHTTNGALNIEIADNGQGIPADALPHLFDRFYRVPNTAASGTGLGLSIVKSIIDKHNGSVHVTSIPGQGSTFTISLPTAKAS is encoded by the coding sequence ATGGCAACATCGCTTCCGCCTGGCCTAGAACCGCTACTCTCCTCCATAGTCAGCATGATCCAGACGCTGGGCTGGCATGATGCGGCCATCGTTCTGCGCGATGACCCCGGCGGCCCGCTGCGCAGCGTCGCTGCTGCAGGCGATCCGCCGCCGTTCGATCCCGATTTTGACTCGAAATCTCATTCGCAGCTCAGCCGCTCCGTCCTGATCGTGCCGGACGTGTCCGCCGCCGACCCGCGCTGGCAGGTTGCCATACCGCTGGCCGCCGAGGGTATCACGCTGGGCTGGCTGATCGTGGGCGGGTCGGAGCCAGACGAGGCACGCGTCACGGCGCTGGAAACTCACGCGGACCTGATCGCGGCGGCGCTCTTCCAGACGCGGCAGGCCGCCGCCATGCACGACGAGGCCGCGCGCCAGAAACTGCTCAACCGCATCGCGCGGATCGTGTCGCAACACCTGACCGTGCAGGACCTGTGCCGGGCCATCACGCACGAGCTGCGCGCGACTATCCCCTTCCAACGCGCCACCCTGATGTTTCATGGACAGAGCGGAGCGCAGGAAAGCGCCGTTCTGGACGCGGACGGCACGCCGCTGCCGGAGCGGGACCCGCTGGCCGCGATCGCGCAGGCATGGCTCGCCGCGCCGGGCGACAAGATACTGACAACGTCGTTGGACGAGGCCGCCGCGTCGCCGGAAACCCGGCGTGCCCTGAGCGACGCCGGGCTGCACAGCGTCGCCGTCGTGGCGCTTCAGGCGCACGGCCAGCGGATCGGCGCGTTCAGTCTGGCGGCGGAAGCCCCGGACGCCTTCCGTCCCGCCGATCTCGACCTGCTGCGCGCCCTCGCAGATCACCTCGCCGGGGCGGTGTGGAAAGCGTGGCTGTACCACAAGGAGCAGCGCCAGCGCCACGTCAATGAAGCCCTGGCGAACCTGTCGCAGAGCGTGAACTCTACGCTGGCACTCGACGAAGTACTGGCCCTGGCCCTGGAGCAGCTCAGCCAGGTGCTGACCTTCGACACGGCGTCGATCATCCTGGCGGAAGGCGGCGAGCTGTGCATCATGGCCTGCCACGGCTTCGACCAGCCCGAAGACCTGATTGGCACCGTCTTCCACTTCGAGGAAAACAACATCGCCTACGAGACGATGCTGGCCCGGCAGGCACGCGTGGTCGGCGACGTGCAGGAAATCTCCAACTGGGGCCACAGCCGCCACGAGGTCGAAGGTGCGCACACCATCCGCTCGTGGATCGGCGCGCCGCTCGTCGTGCGCGAGCACAGCATCGGCATGCTGACCATCGACAAGCACGAGCCGGACTTCTACACCGGCGACGACGGCGACACGGCGGCGGCGTTCGCAGTCCAGATCGCTACCGCGATCCACAACGCGCGCCTGTACGAATCCGAACAACTGCGGCGGCAGACGGCCCTGGCACTGGCGCAGATCGCGCAGACGATCAACGCCACGCTGGAACCCAGCGAGGTGCTGGATCTGGCACTGGACCAGCTGCGCACCGTGATGGACTATGACACGGCCTCGATCCTGCTGCTTCAGGGCAGCAATCTGAGGATCGCCGCCTGTCGCGGCTTCCACAGCCCGGAACACGTCACGGGTACGATGATCACGCCGGACCGCGCAAACTACGCGCAGCGCACGCTGGTCGATCAGCGCGTGCGTTATGTGGAGGACGTGCAGCAGACCGGGGATTGGAGCCATTCGCGCGACGAGATCCCCGAAATCGCCGCGATTCGCGCCTGGATCGGCGTGCCGCTAATCGTGCAGGATCAGAGCATCGGCGTGCTGACCATCGACAAGCAGCAGCCGAATTTCTACACGCAGGACGACGCCGACACGGCGACCGTGTTCGCAACGCAGATCGCCACGGCGATCCACAACGCGAGCCTGCACCAGACCGTCGCCCGCCAGCGGGATCGTCTGGCTGCGATCCTGACCGACGCGTCCGACGCGGTGATCGTGGTCGATACCAGCAACCTGATCTGGCTGGTCAACCCGGCTGCCGAGCACGATTTGCAGATCGAGCGGGCGACCGTTGCCGGGGAGCCGTTGAGCTGCCTGGGACTGCCCGAACTCGACGAGGCATTTGCCACCGCCCAGGCGCAGCAAACCGCCGTCATGTGCGAGATCGTTACCCCCGGCGGCACGGCGTTCCACGCCAGCCTGGCGCCTGTGCGCGACGTGGGCTGGGTGATCGTGATGCAGGACATCACGCCGCTCAAGGAGCTGGACCGGCTGCGCACCGACTGGGTGGCCGCCGTCTCGCACGACCTGAAGAACCCGATTCAGGTGATCCAGATGGGCGCGGCTATGCTCGAGCTGGATGCGCCGCTGAGCGCCTTGCAGATCGAGCACGTGCAGATGATCGAACGCAGCGCGGCCCAACTCAGCGATCTGGTAACCAATGTGCTCGACCTCGCCCGCCTGGAAGCGGGTCCGCCGCTGCGCGTGGTGTCCGTCAGCCCGCCGGACGTGATCGACGCGGCCATGTCGGAGATCGAGCACCTCGCCACAGAAAAGGGCCAGGACCTCACGGTCGAGCTTGGGCCGTCGCTGCCACCGCTGATGGGCGACGAAAGCCTGCTGCGCCGCGTGCTGACCAACCTGCTGAGCAACGCGATCAAATACACACCCGAAGGCGGCAGCATCACCGTGCGCGCGCATACTACTAACGGTGCGCTGAACATCGAGATCGCGGACAACGGCCAGGGCATCCCCGCCGACGCGCTGCCGCACCTCTTCGACCGCTTCTACCGCGTGCCGAACACCGCTGCGTCGGGCACGGGCTTGGGCCTGAGCATCGTCAAGAGCATCATCGACAAGCACAACGGCAGCGTGCACGTCACCAGCATCCCCGGCCAGGGCAGCACGTTCACTATCAGCTTGCCCACCGCCAAAGCGAGCTGA
- a CDS encoding SpoIIE family protein phosphatase, with the protein MSFIGELRVDATHANLIVISHFVHGIAHQLSLSDKLVFELELAVEEAATNIIDHAYQAQGQGQIVIEASTIGEQVVIELTDWGTPLNPADVKPFDITAPIETRIQGGMGLHFIHTLMDHVERSTAPSTGESNVLRLYKRIERESADARAASPMQELNAVRTISEVMTSRINLDELLNLILNKLVTTINAERGTLFLIDEARKELWSRVLLDDLGPLSEIRMKIGEGIAGQVAATGHVLNIPDAYADPRFNTAVDQASGFRTRSILAAPLVNPQQTIIGVVQVLNKRDGVFTARDERLLAALASQAAISIENARLYQQEIQQRVLQRELEMAHNIQASFLPDQLPHVEGWEICDFWEPVRGVAGDFYDFYHLEDGRLALTIADVSGKGVPAALFMALSVTVLRFGVSLHLPPAEVIRRANESIIASQRSRMFATVLLGYLEPETGALEFASAGHNPGLLYRAAEHRCEYISASGVAVGVFPNVDYDGGSAQIDPGDILVLYTDGITEATNDDEDEFGEDRLEALLMQHCDMPAGELCGTIVEAVSAFAGGQLLTDDATLVVIKRLESGV; encoded by the coding sequence ATGAGCTTCATAGGTGAGCTTCGCGTCGATGCCACCCACGCCAACCTGATCGTCATCTCGCACTTCGTGCACGGCATCGCGCACCAACTGTCCCTGTCCGACAAGCTGGTTTTCGAGCTGGAACTGGCCGTCGAAGAAGCGGCGACCAATATCATCGATCACGCCTACCAGGCGCAGGGCCAGGGCCAGATCGTGATCGAGGCATCCACCATCGGCGAGCAGGTCGTGATCGAGCTGACCGACTGGGGCACGCCGCTCAACCCGGCGGACGTCAAGCCCTTCGACATCACCGCGCCGATCGAGACGCGCATCCAGGGCGGCATGGGGCTGCACTTCATCCACACGCTGATGGATCACGTCGAGCGCAGCACGGCGCCCAGCACCGGCGAGTCGAACGTCCTGCGCCTGTATAAGCGCATCGAGCGAGAATCCGCCGACGCGCGCGCCGCCAGCCCCATGCAGGAGCTGAACGCGGTCCGCACCATCAGCGAGGTGATGACCAGCCGCATCAACCTGGACGAGCTGCTCAACCTGATCCTGAACAAGCTGGTGACGACGATCAACGCCGAGCGCGGCACGCTGTTCCTGATCGACGAGGCGCGCAAGGAACTGTGGTCGCGCGTGCTGCTCGACGACCTCGGCCCGCTGTCGGAGATCCGCATGAAGATCGGCGAGGGCATCGCCGGGCAGGTCGCCGCGACGGGCCACGTACTCAATATTCCCGATGCCTACGCCGATCCGCGCTTCAACACGGCGGTCGATCAGGCCAGCGGCTTCCGTACGCGCTCGATTCTGGCCGCGCCGCTGGTCAACCCGCAGCAGACCATCATTGGCGTGGTGCAGGTGCTCAACAAGCGCGACGGCGTTTTCACCGCGCGCGACGAGCGGCTGCTGGCGGCGCTGGCTTCGCAGGCAGCGATCAGTATCGAGAACGCGCGGCTGTACCAGCAGGAGATCCAGCAGCGCGTGCTCCAGCGCGAGCTGGAAATGGCGCATAACATCCAGGCCAGCTTTCTGCCGGACCAGCTCCCGCACGTCGAGGGCTGGGAGATCTGCGACTTCTGGGAACCGGTGCGCGGCGTGGCGGGGGACTTCTACGACTTCTACCACCTGGAAGACGGGCGGCTGGCGCTGACCATCGCGGACGTGTCGGGCAAGGGCGTGCCCGCCGCGCTGTTCATGGCGCTCAGCGTGACGGTGCTGCGCTTTGGCGTCAGCCTGCATCTGCCGCCCGCCGAGGTGATCCGCCGCGCAAACGAGTCGATCATCGCGTCGCAGCGCTCGCGCATGTTCGCTACCGTGCTGCTCGGCTATTTGGAACCGGAAACGGGCGCGCTCGAATTTGCCTCGGCGGGGCACAATCCCGGCCTGCTCTACCGCGCCGCCGAACACCGCTGCGAGTACATCTCGGCATCGGGCGTGGCGGTCGGTGTGTTTCCCAACGTGGATTATGACGGCGGCAGCGCACAGATCGATCCCGGCGATATTCTCGTGCTCTACACGGACGGCATCACCGAGGCGACCAATGACGACGAGGACGAGTTTGGCGAAGATCGGCTCGAAGCGCTGCTGATGCAGCACTGCGATATGCCCGCCGGGGAGCTGTGCGGCACGATCGTCGAGGCGGTCAGTGCCTTCGCGGGCGGCCAACTGCTGACCGATGACGCAACGCTGGTCGTCATCAAGCGTCTGGAATCCGGCGTGTAA
- a CDS encoding ABC transporter ATP-binding protein, protein MNTANKPLVSLENVDKVYKTKAGPLKALNGVSLTINKGEFVAVVGPSGSGKSTLINMITGIDRPTTGEVFVAGQRLTNLSENKVAKWRGRNVGVVFQFFQLLPTLTVMENVMMPMNYVGTYKGHRRERAMELLELVDLPDVAHKYPSQISGGQQQRAAIARALANDPVLLIGDEPTGNLDTVSAGLMFGLFEDLVDQGKTIVMVTHDRDIAGQIPRVEEVRDGKLVSAEEIDQRLVGSAS, encoded by the coding sequence ATGAATACTGCAAACAAGCCGCTCGTGTCGCTGGAAAACGTCGACAAGGTCTACAAGACGAAGGCCGGGCCGCTCAAGGCGCTCAACGGCGTCAGCCTGACCATCAACAAAGGCGAGTTCGTCGCCGTCGTGGGGCCGTCGGGCAGTGGCAAGTCTACTCTGATCAACATGATCACCGGCATCGACCGCCCGACCACCGGCGAGGTGTTCGTCGCGGGCCAGCGCCTGACCAACCTGAGCGAAAACAAGGTCGCGAAGTGGCGCGGCAGGAACGTGGGCGTCGTGTTCCAGTTCTTCCAACTGCTGCCGACCCTGACCGTGATGGAAAACGTGATGATGCCCATGAACTACGTGGGCACCTACAAGGGGCACCGCCGCGAGCGCGCGATGGAGCTGCTGGAACTGGTGGACCTGCCCGACGTGGCGCACAAGTACCCCAGCCAGATCTCTGGCGGCCAGCAGCAGCGCGCGGCCATCGCCCGCGCCCTGGCCAACGACCCGGTGCTGCTGATCGGCGACGAGCCGACGGGTAACCTCGACACCGTCTCGGCGGGCCTCATGTTCGGCCTGTTCGAGGACCTGGTGGACCAGGGTAAGACGATCGTCATGGTCACGCACGACCGCGACATTGCCGGGCAGATCCCGCGCGTGGAAGAAGTGCGCGACGGCAAGCTGGTTTCCGCCGAGGAAATCGACCAGCGGCTGGTTGGCTCGGCGAGCTAG